In Camelina sativa cultivar DH55 chromosome 16, Cs, whole genome shotgun sequence, a single window of DNA contains:
- the LOC104749450 gene encoding uncharacterized protein At2g34160-like has protein sequence MEEITDGVNNMNLATDSQKKNRIQVSNTKKPLFFYVNLAKRYMQQYNDVELSALGMAIATVVTVAEILKNNGLAVEKKIMTTTVDIKDDSRGRPVQKAKIEITLVKSDKFDELMAEAKEEKETAEAQVQS, from the exons ATGGAAGAGATCACCGATGGAGTAAACAACATGAACTTGGCGACTGATTCCCAGAAAAAAAACCGGATTCAGGTTTCCAACACCAAGAAACCATTGTTCTTCTACGTCAATCTCGCCAAG AGGTATATGCAGCAGTACAATGATGTTGAACTATCTGCCCTTGGGATGG CCATTGCAACCGTTGTTACTGTTGCTGAAATTCTGAAGAACAATGGTCTTGCTGTTGAGAAGA agatcatGACTACAACTGTGGATATTAAGGATGACTCAAGGGGACGTCCTGTCCAGAAAGCTAAg ATTGAAATAACGCTTGTGAAGTCAGACAAGTTTGATGAACTAATGGCTGAagccaaagaagagaaagaaactgcAGAAGCTCAGGTGCAGAGCTGA